ATAGATGTGTACCTTTTTTGTGAGggattagcccggggaagggcggcgtacagacccacaggagacagaaggatggttgcaagcggtggtttattgtggctagggtgaggtgaatgggttataagtggatgagcgcggggttttgtggaggcgtgacggccggcggagtctactcgtggcggaggcgggattcccgaggtggggcgggggttttcccgggccggcgtcctccgtgtgtgcgactctcactatccggcggtctcgtccgcgcttgtgccttctggagagagggagagagagagagatttagcgtggggcgtgaagttaccgtcgtgatcggagattgcacatcgctgcaaacacgcacggagtccgtcttgacgctacgatattctctcccccttcccggccggaagcgcgcccttttatcctcctccgccgtcgcctgagtggtggaacttccccgttggatccgccaatcgctggccggagtcgcgtcagtcccgccctgccgcggcggtccttccggctggcggaatgttcggcaggaagctgcccacgtcgtgccggtgcggcagttggagaaggagcgatttccttcttgtgtgcgccggCACTCTGCCggtcgcgacagtaccccccccctcagctccgagcctactgccgctcggtggtgggcccagagggtGTCGGTGAGGGCTCcttttagggcctggaaggccttttctgcatcggctgtccacctcacctggtctggctggcccttctttgtaaggcctgagaggggagaggctacagcagaaaagttaggcacgaacctgcggtagtagcccgccaatcccaagaaggcacgtacctggtTTTTCAATGTCAGACGCGGAtagtccttcacagcctcgATCTTCTTTAGTTGGGGCTTCAGCATTCCCCGTCcgatgcggtatcccaggtactgggcttccgtcagccctaggtggcatttctttgggttCGCTGTCAGGCCAGCCTCCCGGACGATGGggcccaccctgtcaatcctTGCTTGCCCCTTCACACGTCGCCGCGATCTCCGGGGCTCGGCTCTCGGTACCACCCGGAATCCGGGCCAGTCTCGTCCCAGGAGGAGGGGCACGGGGAGTTTGGGGATGATTCCGACCTGAAGGGGCCAGGTGCCGGCTTCgccccggatctggacctcggcTGCGGGGACTTCCGaggtgtccccatggacgcaggTCATGGTGAGCGTCCCGCTTGGGCGGCGTCCGTCAGGCAGGATGGAGGACTGGgcgagggtcaccgtgctcccggtgtccagtagggcggttaccggtctcccttcgacccacaccgtcaaggagggcgcctccggcggttgctgctgatggagggcgcagcctgcGAGCCATGGTTTTGTCAGCAGCCGGGCggcttccctctccggctctgtaggcatggACTCATCTCGGGGGTGTTCACAAGTGGGCGCCCTCTGGGGGTTCCTCCAGGTGCAGGGCCGGGTCTGGCGGTCGGACCGGGGGCCCTGGGCACCGAGGGGCCgatcgaggtgctgctgctccccggggtcgagctccagggtggccaaggtTCGCTCCAGGACAGTCAGGAGTTCCTGGGGCGTAGTTGTGGCGTGTGCCCCcacagcctgtctctctgcccgggGTAGCGCCCTCAGGAAACGGTCGACCGCCACTTTCTCTGCCACCTCCGAGGCGGTATGCCGATCCGGCCGGAGCCATCGTTTGGTGATCCGGATGAGGGCGCTCATCTGGCACCGTGGTCGGGCACCTGGTCGATAAACCCAGCAATGGAATTCAGTAGCTGCCTGGCCAGGGGTTCggccacaccatgccaggactcTCTCCTTCATCGCCAGGTAGTCTGCAGCCTCCTCCggctcgagggcatagtaggctgttCGGGCCTCTCCCGTGAGTAGTGGGCCAAGGGCGCGTGGCCAATCTTCACGGTCCCACCCCTCCCGGCGGGCGATACTCTCGAAGGCTTCGAAGTACGCCTCGAGGTCCTCTTCGGGGCCGAGGGGGGGTAGTAGGCGGCGGATCTCACTGCTTGCGTCGGGGAGAGGCACGGAGGCGGCGGGGGCCTCAGTCCTCATGGCGATCAGTGTCTGTACGGCGACCTGAAGGGTctcggcgagctgctgtgtcacagcgtgctgctggaggctggtctCCAGCAGGTATTGCAGGGTGCGGTCCATTTTGGGggggttcctttttttttccctctctcgcgggtttatttataaaaaattttttttttttttttttttttttttttttttgtgtgtggtaggcgggtctgtactatgcctgcatcctccaccagttgtgagggattagcccggggaagggcggcgtacagacccacaggagacagaaggatggttgcaagcggtggtttattgtggctagggtgaggtgaatgggttataagtggatgagcgcggggttttgtggaggcgtgacggccggcggagtctactcgtggcggaggcgggattcccgaggcggggcgggggttttcccgggccggcgtcctccgtgtgtgcgactctcactatccggcggtctcgtccgcgcttgtgcctcctggagagagggagagagagagagagatttagcgtggggcgtgaagttaccgtcgtgatcggagattgcgcatcgctgcaaacacgcacggagtccgtcttgacgctacgatattctctcccccttcccggccggaagcgtgcccttttatcctcctccgccgtcgcctgagtggtggaacttccccgttggatccgccaatcgctggccggagtcgcgtcagtcccgccctgccgcggcggtccttccggctggcggaatgttcggcaggaagctgcccacgtcgtgccggtgcggcagttggagaaggagcgatttccttcttgtgtgcgccggCACTCTGCCGGTcgcaacaatatatatatatttatttaaaatgtaaaccatatatatatatatatatatatatatatatatatatatatatatatatatatatatatatatttatattttcattcccCAGAAACACGACATGGTTAAAGGCAATGGCAGAGTTCCTGGggactagggatgtcacaataccaaaaatctagtagtcggtaccgataccaccaaaagaaCGTCATATttgataccacggtgtggtttaaaaaaattaataattaaatacattaaaaaaattgtacaaaatTAAACGCTCCTGGAGGAAATCAtcctctggctaatactggcaaaaagagagagagagggatattttatcaaacactgtctgacagtgaCTAATAAAAAAgggctaaggtgcactcctaaatgcacacaaacacaccccttatactctgaatgcaagcattagtttaaattcactgatatggtggcaggccaaaaagatttattacaaccattaacatttcaataattatttgGGACATTAtcctacattttgctgacaggacacgggctgaatggcgatgcatggtggcccattaggaggtagtttataacattgcaatgcattAGTGTcgttaaaaaaataactggCTATAGtgaacattacatggagcactatgttagctggtttcacggccacgatgccagctgcctcaaacagaCATAATGTAGGGCCTGTCTTTTAGGTGCGCTGCCAAATTtgaggtgtttcctcgctttgtttgaaatgaacgatggCATTGGTTGCACACTGGCAACCAATGCTACCTTTCCTCTCAGTGAGCTttcctctctctgcctttcAACAAGtcagggcggagctaaacttgtcgccgttttctgtagtttttcctgtgtgcttttaggcgttcttcttcttctttaccacttgtggactgactaaaacacttgtgtgGATTTGCTGCCCGCATCAGGTTTGAaagaattgcaacctcagtACCTTCATTACCAACGGTACCcacgctactgcagaaaaacaagtaccgtcacttttaagaatgttggtactgaagtatcggttcttgtgacatccctTCTGGGGACTGAgagcaaatgaaaaataaattttaaaagaaGGATGGTttgattgtatttatttaaaaatattcctTATTGGTGTCAATTTTGGCACATGTTTTTCAGAGAAAATGCTATAGCTATATATGatgcattgatgcagtaatttgtgcaaaaggagccccgaccaagtgcataaattaatatgcttttcagaaggtcagcgtttctgtattataaattctttattctaatattttgagatactgtatttttgagatccatgagctataagccataatcatccaGATTATGGATGattaccctaaccctaaaccttacaaaataataataaaaaaaaaggcttgaaatttcactttgtgtaatgaatctagaatatatttaagttccactttttgaattcaattgtggggaaaaaaatttacttttccacaatattcaaattttttgagatgcacctgtaattcGTCTGAGTTGTAAGTAGTTCCAATAATTCTGAAGGgtattgtatttattaacaGAAGAAACGATTCCCTAACAGAGCTGGTCTGAAGGTGTAATTCACATGCATATTTGTGCCTCCTATGAGAAGAGACAGCCTTAAAATAATCTTAGGCTGACACTTTTTTTCTGCAgcgtgtgtatatgtttaaTGTGCTCATGTGTCTGTAaatactcccccccccccccccccccccctcacccccGCCTCCCCTGCAGTTGATTATGCTCTTGTTTAGCTGTGATGGTTTACTCATTACACATGCAAACGCTAATCTGTGCTTTGCTTTGGCTTTCTGCTTGTCTTGTCTGTCGTTTCCCTGTCTTTGTCCATTCCTACCTTTTTATCTAATGTcccgtgtttttattttctccttttttgacACTTCCCTTTCTGTAATTCAACACTTGTCTGCCATTGCCTGCTTTCATGTCATCTTTCATCTCCATCATATCCCTTCCTCCATAAAATCCCTGCTCAAAAACCCTGCATCATGATTGACTCCTCTGGCGACGACCCTGTTCTGCGCTCCTCATCTGTGCCTGCTTCCCACTTCGCCTGCCCTGCCTTGCGCTGCACTGCTTGGTGTCTGCTTCGTCATGGCCTTTCTGTGAATGGCTGTGGTGCTGGTGAATGGTGTAGTTCACCAAAATATGGACTTCTTGCTGACAGGTACCACTTCTGTGAGAAGTGTTTCAACGAGATCCAGGGTGAAAGCGTGTCGTTAGGGGATGACCCATCCCAGCCGCAGACGTGAGTTCTTCCATCAAGGCTTTCTCTTTTCTAGCCTCATGAAGgatatcttttttaaaaaacaattctagGTTAATTGTATGTCACCTCACTCTCTTCAGTGTTCTTGCCCAGATAGAATTTGAAGAGATTGTCATAGAGAAAAGGAAAGTTTTCTAGCTGTTGTCCTACTTCAGTGTGTTAAAAGCTGCTTGTTCATGTTCCAGGTCAATCAACAAGGACCAGtttgaaaagaagaagaatgacaCACTTGACCCCGAGTTGTGAGTTTCATCATCATTGTTGGTGCTGATATTTTGCCCTTAAGAGTGTGTTTTCTTAAATAATGTATTGGTCTTAGTAActacaaaggaaaaaaatctccacattattattatttatttttatttttttttgagtattGCAGATAGTAATACTATATGCTATAATGCAGTCTTTTGGACAATATAATTTATACCATTTATGACTTGATTTGACATGTTCTCTTTGTAGATTTGTGGAATGTATGGACTGTGGGCGTAAAATGCATCAGATCTGTGTTCTGCACAATGACACTATTTGGCCTATAGGGTGAGTCTTTGTGATGCTGGGAGTCCTGATTTAACTcatttttgttgtatttcaAGGAACTCCCATCTTACCAAtatctcctctctcactctttcagcTTTGTTTGTAACGAGTGTCTGAAAAAGTCCAACAAGAACcgcaaagaaaataaatattctgcTAAAAGTATGTTATGCTACACGTTTTAAAGAATACTTATTAAACAATGGGGTAGTCAATAATAACGTTATTGATAACGTATAATTTATATCACAGTAAATGTTCTTTTGCTCATTTAGGGCTGCCCCAGACTAAACTGGGCAACTACTTAGAAACTCGTGTTAACGAATTTCTGAAGCGCCAAAACCACCCAGAATCTGGTGATGTCACTATTCGTGTTGTCCATGTCTCTGAGAAGGTTGTAGAAGTCAAACCAGGAATGAAATCCAGGTGAGAGATGCTGGGATCTGATTAGATATGTAAGGCTGACATTAGTTTTAAGAACATTGCCATTACTGTTGTTTGTTATGTTTTGGCTAGGAATATGGTCATAAGATAAAAGAAGCAGACAgggagattttatttttatttattttttataaagtttattaatACTGCAGCCTGTGACCCATGTTGCCTGTTGATTTGTTATTTTCCCCTTTTTCTCAGATTTGTGGACAGTGGAGAGATGCCAGAGTCCTTCCCATATAAATCAAAAGCTCTGTTTGCCTTTGAGGACATTGATGGTGCTGATGTCTGCTTTTTTGGCATGCATGTGCAGGAATACAGCTCAGATTGTCCACACCCTAATCAAAGGTAGGGCATATCCTTATTAGATGATCTTGAACAAACAtgttattaaacagaaataatatTGCCCTTGTCATTCATCTAACAAATATAACCATGTTTTCTTACACTCTGTCAGTTTTTAAATACAAGTTATTGGACTGCACCTTTTGTATAGTCTGATAATGCTGTTCCTCTTCCCTAACAGACGAGTATACATATCCTACTTGGACAGTGTGCACTTTTTTCAGCCACGTTGTTTGAGAACAGCAGTATACCATGAGATTCTTATTGGGTATCTGGAGTATGTCAAAAAATTAGGGTAAGATGTTTCCATTGGATGTCATGATTGAGTAAGAAATGTTAAATTATCTAATTTATGCCTGCATCTTTGCCACTTGCCCCCTACCCaaccttgattttgtgattCTACTTTCAGGTTTACTACAGGCCACATTTGGGCCTGCCCTCCCAGTGAGGGAGATGACTATATCTTCCACTGTCACCCTGCAGACCAAAAGATACCCAAGCCTAAGCGACTACAGGAGTGGTACAAGAAGATGCTGGATAAAGCTGTGGCAGAGCGCATTGTACATGACTATAAGGtacatgattattattttggGTCAAATGGTGCTTTGTATGGCATGTGTATTTATAAAGTCACAGACAGATTCAAGAAACCATTTTATTCCTTTGCAGGACATCTTCAAGCAGGCGACTGAGGATCGTCTCACTAGTGCCAAAGAGCTGCCTTATTTTGAGGGTGACTTCTGGCCCAATGTGCTTGAAGAGAGCATTAAGGAgctggagcaggaggaggaggagagaaaacGGGAGGAGAACAGTACTTCCTGTGAAAGTGTAGATGTAAGTTGGAAAATCCGTTCACTATAGTTACATTAAACCCTTGagtcaatttgatttgtataccACCTCCTCTAGGCTACAAAGGGTGACAGCAAGAACGCCaagaaaaagaacaataaaaagaCGAGCAAGAACAAGAGCAGTCTGAGCCGAGCAAACAAAAAGAAGCCAGGGATGCCAAACGTGTCGAATGACCTGTCACAAAAACTTTATGCCACCATGGAGAAGCATAAAGAGGTAGGACAGAGACATATTCACCATTTTAATTGGAGGGGGAAGACTTGGTATtctaatttttctttctttaaggtGTTCTTTGTCATCCGGCTGATTGCTGGGCCCATTTCTAATGCTCTTCCACCAATCATGGACCCCGATCCGTTAATGGCATGTGACCTGATGGATGGACGAGATGCTTTCCTTACACTGGCACGGGACAAACACCTGGAGTTTTCCTCGTTAAGGCGGTCCAAATGGAGTTCCATGTGTATGCTGGTAGAGCTGCACAACCAGAGCCAAGATCGATTCGTCTATACCTGTAATGAATGCAAACACCATGTTGAGACACGCTTCCACTGCACTGTATGTGAGGTAAGTAATATTAAGTTGGCTTAAAGTTTTCTGCATCTGGGGCAGAAACTGAGATGAGGTGTAAAATGTCATCTGTATATATGTTGGCTTATTTATGTCTTCATTTAATGCAGTCTCCATTAAACTATGGTACCGTTAGCCTGTGGTCCGCTGAAGTATTTATTCTTATATTGTCTCATCACAGGATTATGACCTTTGCATCACTTGCTACAATACAAAGGGTCATGAGCACAAGATGGAGAAGCTGGGCTTGGGTCTGGATGATGAGAGCAACAGCCAAGCTGCAACCTCCATGCAGAGTCCTGGTGACTCACGCCGTCTTAGCATTCAGCGCTGCATTCAGTCTCTGGTACATGCTTGCCAGTGCCGCAATGCCAACTGCTCACTTCCATCCTGTCAAAAGATGAAAAGAGTGGTCCAGCATACCAAGGGCTGCAAGCGTAAAACCAATGGTGGTTGTCCTATCTGCAAGCAGCTTATTGCACTTTGCTGTTACCATGCTAAACACTGCCAAGAGAACAAGTGTCCTGTGCCTTTCTGCCTAAACATCAAGCAGAAACTGCGTCAACAGCAGCTCCAGCACCGGGTTCAGCAGGCCCAGATGCTTCGGAGAAGGGTGGCTAGTATGCAAAGAACAGGCCAGCCACTAATTGGTGGAAATGAGGGGTTGCCATCACCCAGCAATAATGGTACTACTGGACCTGGGACACCCACACAAAGTACTCCATCTCCTGCCCTACAGCCACCCACTCAGCAATGTCCAACTCCTGTCCCCCAGCCTGGAGTTGCAGGAGgtccacagcagcagcagcaacttGCAGGAATGGTGCAGCATCCTCAATTCCAGCAGCTACCTGCCGGTGGAGGGATGATGAACTCTCCACAGCAACAGATGGCtcaacaacaaccaccaccacagACACCGTCCATACAGCAGCTTCAGCATCCCAACAGCCTTCCTCCATATGTGCAAAGACCTCCAGGTTCCTCTCCACTTTCTCAGTCTATGGGGAAACCTGGTATGGGCCCAGCTAGTCTACCCCAGCAACAACAATCAAACCCAGGTCAGTCAACATTTCCCTCACAGCAGCCCTCTGGTCCTCCTCCTGCAGCCCTGGAAATGGCTTTGAAGATTCAGCGAGTGGCAGAGACTCAAAGGCAAATGGCTAAACAAAAAAGCCTGCAGATGAATCAAGGACCAGGGATGATGGCCCCACACACTCTGCACCAGAGCCCTCAGGCTCAAAACCCAATGGGCCTGAACCATCCTGGAGCAGGGATGGTGGGGCCCCAGGGATTACAAACCCAGACACAATCCACTGTAGCCAGGGCTCAAATGGAGCAACAGCAGTGTGTGGTAGGAGCTGGCATACAGCAACAAGGAGGGCCTCAAAACCAACTTCCTCCTCAGGTGCAAATGCCACAAGCTCCACAGGGCGGACCTCAGCTCCAACCTCCACAGCAGCAGTGGGGAACCCCTAGCATACCCCCTCAGCAGAGACCAGGAATGTTGAGTCAAATGGGTCATGCAGGAATGGTTGCTGGGCAACAACCACCACAGATGGTGCAGCAGCAGCTTCCACAACAGGGGCAACCAAGAGTGATGGGTATGATGGCTGGCCCAGGTGTAGCTTCAAACCCAGGAATTGGCAGTGGAGGTCTCCTTCAGAGTGCCTTGCAAGACCTTCTTGGAGCTCTGCGTTCCCCCAGTTCCCCCCTTCAACAGCAACAGGTCCTGAAAATATTGCGCTCAAATCCTCAGCTTATGGCAACATTTGTCAAGCAGCGTGTGCCGAAATACCTTGGAAGAGGTGGGCCTGGTGCTGGAGGTGCAGGCCCAGCAACCATGGAAAGCCAGCagctaaatgtaaatacagGGGGCACTCAACCAGGTATGCACATGGGTCAAGGGACCGGCATGCCCCCTACGAACCCActtcagcagcagcaacaacaacttCAACAGCGTTCCCTTATGGGTGTGAatatgcagcagcagcagcaaatgGCTTTGCAACAGCAACATGGTGTTATGCCTGGTCAAGGCTCAAACATGACCAGTATGTCACCCCAGTTCAAAGAATTCATGAGGAAACatttgcagcagcagcagcagatggGAAACCTTGGTCAGTTTCAGCATCcgcaatcacaacagcagcaagGTTATCTTGCCCAGGCCGGGATGCCGTCTCAGCAGCCAGGTCAAGCTCAAGCTGGTGGACTGCCGCAGCAGCAAGGAGGACCACAGGCTGTTCTTCAACAGAATTATTCAGGATCCATGTCTCCACAGGTGGCAGCAGCCTTACAACAGAgattgcagcagcagcagcaacagaaTGCTATGAGTGGACTCCAAGGGAGTGATGGTGGTAGTTCACTTCAACAGCAGCAACTACAGCCCCCTCAAGGTGGTTCTCAGCCTCAGCCTTCCCAGGCCATTATCCAGCAAGCACTGCACCAAAGGCtcctccagcagcagcagcagcagcatcagcaTCATCTAGGTGGTGGGTCTCCTGCTCAGCATAATAATCCCATGAGCCCTCAACAGCCAATGTCCCAGTCTCCGCATTTACAGGGCCACCAACTTTCCACTTCTCTTAGCAACCAAGTGAGGTCACCCCAGCCATCGCCACGACCCCAGTCTCTGCCACCAAACTCTAGTCCATCTCCTCGCATGCAACCCCAGCCTTCTCCACACCGCATCTCCCCCCAAACCCAAACAGGCTCTCCACATCCTGGTCATCTTCCCCCACATCACACTGGCATGGTAGCACCTCCACTTCCACAACAACCATCTCAACAGCAACAACAGGCTAATGCTTTGGACCAAGCCCCATTTGGGTCAGACCAGAATGCCATGCTTTCACAGCTTGGTGGAATGGGGCCCCTGCATGGGCAAGGAGCTAATGACATGATGGCTGGCAGCAACCAAGACATGGGGACAAATCACAGCTCATTAAATTTAATGTAGCATTACAGTCCTCAAAACACTTAACAGGAATGGGTTGCAATTTTAAAAATTTACTGTTGCTCTCATTagtgttattatttaatatttttgaagtaaatgaaaagACTACACCTTCCTATGGGAGATACTACATTAAATGagcaaatattaataaattaaatgaatggtaaattattgctgttaatatatgcacatatatttTTAGCCAATTGTGTTCAAAGGGTTCTG
This is a stretch of genomic DNA from Ictalurus punctatus breed USDA103 chromosome 13, Coco_2.0, whole genome shotgun sequence. It encodes these proteins:
- the ep300a gene encoding histone acetyltransferase p300 isoform X3 is translated as MAENVLESGPPSAKRPKLSSPALSASASDGNDFSSLFDLEHDLPDELISSSDLAVANGGDLGQLHTSLGGGGVAIGGLGGVGTAGQDAAAKHKQLSELLRSGAPPVAAQQQQGGSPAGASMGLIGSMKASPGPQNMMPQGQQHLSPQQANLLQQQQMAGMMGGINRTMLVPQKGSGQQQQGAPTPQQQGMMGGQMMNGTPRMGYPNPGMGSNSNLLAETLQQQAAGGQSGLRAPQPGVLNKMGMMGGAGTYGGPYNPNAGQSLSGGGLAPQLMNKPGLTNSLAQFNMDKKPQPMSSMPSMASQQSTAGSAGGAAGIVPNAQGGLGPSSAASVGAGVPPTADPEKRKLIQQQLVLLLHAHKCQRREQANGEIRQCNLPHCRTMKNVLNHMTHCQAGKSCQVAHCASSRQIISHWKNCTRHDCPVCLPLKNAGDKRNQQCESLLSTANVGLGTALGTASGGPHSAPNLNTPGQIDPSSIERAYAALGLTYQSNQVSSQPAQQTPRPLNNMGSNPMGVNGAVGVQPQSQPSNLLQDPMLHVNMNAQNLLSDGSSVGNMGSLPVATPAAGPGMRKNWHEDITQDLRNHLVHKLVQAIFPTPDPAALKDRRMENLVAYARKVEGDMYESANSRAEYYHLLAEKIYKIQKELEEKRRMRLQKQGMMPGMLPAGMQQGPPGMGQQGPPPGLPPNGPLSDPSMVRPTGPNQMVNRMQNPAGMNPFNQIQPMGQRSTPPLPLSTPLNQMPMGPSRMATPNVAQMQNQYLPSGQFQGSSPMHGTGPVGMAQPGPQGGMAQHAPIPTPPLLPASSPLAQPASVGGVGSGASVGSLGTNNGVGVTPSSSPSQSISLSHCPAVRQSSPSPARSRTPTPHLTPPPSLPGSQTPQPHTPSLPHLNLGAGQQQLPQPANTDKAMQLQQPVGGAPSTPNAALASQHPPTPLSQKGSLPVDGQAATPASVSSAEASSQQAPSDVTGILEPKTEHEDEEEEADEESSMMGGRTGKKGDIKAEEMPEIKKEEPSSDGCKSIPMETSMAAGEDKKPELKTEPKEGDIGLGTPGTPAGTPNKKKLFKPEELRQALMPTLECLYRQDPESLPFRQPVDPSLLGIPDYFDIVKNPMDLSTIKRKLDTGQYQEPWQYVDDICLMFNNAWLYNRKTSRVYKYCSKLAEVFEQEIDPVMQSLGYCCGRKREFSPQTLCCYGKQLCTIPRDAAYFSYQNSSPKYGLLADRYHFCEKCFNEIQGESVSLGDDPSQPQTSINKDQFEKKKNDTLDPELFVECMDCGRKMHQICVLHNDTIWPIGFVCNECLKKSNKNRKENKYSAKRLPQTKLGNYLETRVNEFLKRQNHPESGDVTIRVVHVSEKVVEVKPGMKSRFVDSGEMPESFPYKSKALFAFEDIDGADVCFFGMHVQEYSSDCPHPNQRRVYISYLDSVHFFQPRCLRTAVYHEILIGYLEYVKKLGFTTGHIWACPPSEGDDYIFHCHPADQKIPKPKRLQEWYKKMLDKAVAERIVHDYKDIFKQATEDRLTSAKELPYFEGDFWPNVLEESIKELEQEEEERKREENSTSCESVDATKGDSKNAKKKNNKKTSKNKSSLSRANKKKPGMPNVSNDLSQKLYATMEKHKEVFFVIRLIAGPISNALPPIMDPDPLMACDLMDGRDAFLTLARDKHLEFSSLRRSKWSSMCMLVELHNQSQDRFVYTCNECKHHVETRFHCTVCEDYDLCITCYNTKGHEHKMEKLGLGLDDESNSQAATSMQSPGDSRRLSIQRCIQSLVHACQCRNANCSLPSCQKMKRVVQHTKGCKRKTNGGCPICKQLIALCCYHAKHCQENKCPVPFCLNIKQKLRQQQLQHRVQQAQMLRRRVASMQRTGQPLIGGNEGLPSPSNNGTTGPGTPTQSTPSPALQPPTQQCPTPVPQPGVAGGPQQQQQLAGMVQHPQFQQLPAGGGMMNSPQQQMAQQQPPPQTPSIQQLQHPNSLPPYVQRPPGSSPLSQSMGKPGMGPASLPQQQQSNPGQSTFPSQQPSGPPPAALEMALKIQRVAETQRQMAKQKSLQMNQGPGMMAPHTLHQSPQAQNPMGLNHPGAGMVGPQGLQTQTQSTVARAQMEQQQCVVGAGIQQQGGPQNQLPPQVQMPQAPQGGPQLQPPQQQWGTPSIPPQQRPGMLSQMGHAGMVAGQQPPQMVQQQLPQQGQPRVMGMMAGPGVASNPGIGSGGLLQSALQDLLGALRSPSSPLQQQQVLKILRSNPQLMATFVKQRVPKYLGRGGPGAGGAGPATMESQQLNVNTGGTQPGMHMGQGTGMPPTNPLQQQQQQLQQRSLMGVNMQQQQQMALQQQHGVMPGQGSNMTSMSPQFKEFMRKHLQQQQQMGNLGQFQHPQSQQQQGYLAQAGMPSQQPGQAQAGGLPQQQGGPQAVLQQNYSGSMSPQVAAALQQRLQQQQQQNAMSGLQGSDGGSSLQQQQLQPPQGGSQPQPSQAIIQQALHQRLLQQQQQQHQHHLGGGSPAQHNNPMSPQQPMSQSPHLQGHQLSTSLSNQVRSPQPSPRPQSLPPNSSPSPRMQPQPSPHRISPQTQTGSPHPGHLPPHHTGMVAPPLPQQPSQQQQQANALDQAPFGSDQNAMLSQLGGMGPLHGQGANDMMAGSNQDMGTNHSSLNLM